The genomic DNA CCGGCACGACACCGACGAGCCGGACGACCGCACGGAGCCAGCTCGCTCGCTGCGCGGCCGTCAAGGTACCGTGGAAGCGGTAATCGTGCGCGGCCACGAACACCGCGAGATCGTCGAGCAGCGCTGCGAGCTGGTGGCGCCAGTCGGGGTGGTCGGCAGTAGCAGCATGGCCGAGACACGGCTCGAGCGGGATATCGGGGGACGGCGACTGCCAGAACACGTGCAGCCAGGCCCAGAGACGGCCACGGCCAGGTCGCTCGGCGAGACAGGAAGGGCACAGGGCGGGGAGCAGCGCCGGCCGCGGGAGGTACCACGGGCGGCGACCGACCTCGTTGGCGAGGGCCTCGAGACGCGACCGAGCGTGGCGCTCGCGTCCGACCCGAGCCTGCCAGGTCGACCAGGGAAAGTCCGGAAGCAGCCCACCGAGTGCTGTCGCGTGCTGCTGGCAGAGGAGCGCGGGCGCATCGCGCAGCAGTGCCGGATGCTGACGGGTCAGCTCGGCCGCGGTCGCGAGGAGACCGTCCTCAGCGCTGGCCAGCCACGCGCAGACGAGACAAGCGGCACGAGGGCGAAGCCACCGGTCGAGCGCCGCCCGGTCAGGGCACGAACGGAATACGTCGCGCAGGATCCGCTCGAGCAGGATAGCGACTCCGAGGTGACTGTGGACGGCCGCACCGGCCGGTACGAGCGCCCAAGTGTGTTCCCAGCAGAAGCCGCGGGACACTGCGAGCTGCTCGGCCGTGATCGGATCGTTGACATGTTCCCAGAGTAGGGCGGGGAGCAGGCGACGCTCTTTTTCCTCGAGCAGGCGGCAAAGGGGACAACCCGGCACAGCGAACGCCTCGCGCAGCGTCGCCGCGAGGTAGCGATCGAGTGCCGGACGCGATGCCTGCCCGGTGAGGCGACGGAAGCGTTCCAGTGCTCGCGACGGGAATCCCTCGACCATCGTGCTCCCCAGAAGAGCGAAAGCCTCTGCCGACCCGATCTGGATCGACAGAGGCTATCAGCCGAAGACCGGCAGTTCGGTGGCGCGTGCCACCGGGTGAGCCTCATCACCCTCGTGCGTTCAGTATAGCAAAAGCACCGTCCCACAGGCTGTGACGCAACGCGTTCTGCGTCCCGGGCGAGTTACCCGTACCGAGGATCAACGCGCCTCGCTGGCGGCTGGACCTTCCTCGACGAGGTGCGTCAGCCCGAGGAAACGGGCCGCATTGTCGCGCAGGATCTTCGGCCGCACCGTGTCCTTGATCGGCAGCTCGGCGAACTCGCGGAGCCAGCGGTGCGGGGAGAGCATCGGAAAGTCGGAACCGAAGAACACCTTGTCCTGGACGAGCGAATTGGCGTAGCGGATGACGCTCTCCGGGATGTACTTGGGGGCCCAGCCGGAGAGGTCCATGTAGACGTTCGGCTTGTGGCGCAGGATGGCCAGTTGCTCCTCGTGCCAGGGCCAGGCTGGGTGAGCCATGATGATGCGCAGCTCCGGGAAACGCGCGGCGATATCGTCGATGTAGGGGATGGGGCGGCCGTACTCGAGCCGGATACCGGCGCCGCCAGGCTGTCCGGCACCGGCCATCGTGGTGCCGCTGTGGAACAGGACGGCCAGGCCAAGGCGAGCGCAGGTTTCCCAGAGGGGGAAGAAGCGGGGCTCGTTGGGAGCGAAGTCCTGGACGGCGGGATGGAACTTGATGCCCTTGAGCCCCAGGTCGGCGCAGCGCTCCACTTCGATGATAGCCGCCTTCCCTTTCCAGGGGTCGACCGTACCGAAGCCGATGAAGACGTCCGGGTGCTTGGCGACCCACTGGGCGATCTCCTCGTTGGACGCCTTGAGGCCAGTCCGTGTCTCGTCGTCGATATCGAAGATGACGGCCATGCCGTTGAGTTCGCGGTACATATCGGCCATCGCAGCGGGGTGGTCGCTGAAACCCTCGGCAGTCACCGGGACATAGCGATCGCGCTCCCAGACCTTGGCGTGGTCACCAGTGCGAACGTGGACGTGGATATCGATGATCTCGATCCGTCGTGAACTCGTCACCGTGTCGACCTCCTCGAATCGTCCCCTGCTCTGTATCCAATCGCTCGCCTTACCCTCGCGGGCAACCGGCTGCTCGCGTTCCTGCAATCCCAAACGGTTCGGCGCTCGCCGGTGCGCCAACGGCAGCATCGAGACTCACAAACTCCGCGGGGCGGCGAGACACACCTCCAGCGGATGCTGCGGCTATACCAGCCGAGACGGCGAGAACCGTGCTACCAGGTAGTCACGGGTCGCCGCAAAGCGCCCGATCGAGCGTCCGTGGCAGGCGACCGGCACCACCGGGTGCTCCTGCCGTGGTCTCACTTTAGCACGAACCTAATCAGCCGCTCAAGGAAGCGGGACGATACTGGACACGAGACGAGCGGGAGGGGGACACCCGCAGACATCACTGCACCAAACGCGTTCGGCTATGAAGAACGGAGCAGCTTGACGCGACGAGAAGCCACAGCTATTTTATGCGTGAACAAAGTGTGCCCGATCCGGCCATGCTCGACCTTTTCCCGTGGGGAGGCGAGGAGTTTCGAGCGTTCACAGCGATCGACTCGTGGACGAAGCGGTGCCGAACGAGGCGGGAGGACGCGCGGTATGAACCTCGATACGCTGACCATCCGGCATGTACTGCTCCGGACCCAATGCTACTTCCCGCGGTCCGAGATCGTCGAACGGATCGGCGAGGGGCAAGTCCGGCGCTTCCGGTATGCCCAGCTGGCCGAGGAGGCCCTGCGCCTGGCGACCGCGCTCAAGCAGCTCGGCGTCGGCCAGGGTGACCGGGTGGCGACGCTGCTCTGGAACACCTGGCCGCATCTCGTCGCGTATCTGGCGATCCCCAATATCGGTGCGGTGATCCACACGCTCAACCTGCGCCTGCATCCCAACGACCTCGCGTATATCGCCAACCACGCCGAGGACAAAGTCCTGATCGTCGAGGAGTCGTTGCTCCCGCTCTACGAGGGGTTCCGCGACAAGGCACCGTTCCAGCACGTGATCGTGGTCGGGGACGCCTCGAAGGTCGCAGGTGCACTGTCCTACGACGACCTGATCCGGACCCACGAGCCGGACCGGAACGCGTTGGCCGACGTACACTGGGACACGCCAGCGTTCCTCTTGTATACGTCGGGGACGACCGGCCGGCCGAAGGGCGTGCTCTACGTCCACGCGCAGCTGGCGCTGGCAGCGCTGGCGCTTACCTCGACGATCACCTATTACGTGAGCAAGGACGACTCGATCGTCCTCTCCGTCCCGATGTTCCACGTGGCGAGCTGGGCGTTGCCGTACGCTGGCCTGGTCGTGGGCGCCAAGATGGTCCTCCCGGGCCCGCACCCGCAGCCGGTCGACCTCCTGAACCTGCTCTCCGACGAGCAGGGTACCTTCGTGGCCGGTGTCCCGACCGTCTGGCACGACGCCGCCAACCTAGTCGAGAAGTACCCCGGACGGTGGACCTTCTCGCCGAGGCTGCGACTCATCCTCGGTGGCAGTGCCGCGCCAGAGGCGCTCATCCGCCGCTGGCAGTCGTTCGGCGTGACGGTGATCCACGGCTGGGGCATGAGCGAGGTACTGCTCGGACTGCAGTCGCACGTCAAGCTGGAGGACTTCCCGCCCGAGGAGCGGATGCAGTGGCTGCTCAAGCAGGGGATGCCCTGCCCGTTCGTCGAGGCCAAGGTCCTCACCTTCGACGGCAAGGAAGCACCCTGGGACGGACAGACGATGGGCGAACTCCTGGTGCGGGGCGCCTGGATCGCCGACTCATACTACCGCGGCGAGAGCCCGGACTCGTTCGTCGACGGCTGGCTGCGCACCGGTGACGTGGCAGTGATCGACTCCGAGGGGTACGTCAAGCTGGTCGACCGGATCAAGGACGTCATCAAGTCGGGCGGCGAGTGGATCAGCACGATCGAACTGGAGAACACGCTGATGAGCCACCCGGCGATCGAGGAAGCGGCTGTCATCGGCGTGCCGCACGAGCGCTGGCAGGAACGACCGATCGCGGTCGTCGTCCTGCGTGAGGGCCAGTCGGTCACCGAGGAAGAACTGAAAGAATACTTGCGGGAGCGGTTCGTCCGCTGGTGGGTGCCGGACGCGTTCGTCTTCGTCGACGAGCTTCCGAAGACGTCGACCGGCAAGCTCGCCAAGGCGACGCTCCGCGAGCGGTTCCGTGACTGGAAGTGGGAGGAGAGCAAGTGATCGAGAAGATCGGTGTCCTCGGCGCCGGTTCGATGGGTGCGGCCGTCGCCGCGCTCGCTGCCTCGGCCGGGCTGGAAGTCATCCTGCTCGACGTGAAGGGACAGGACGATCCAGCCGGCCCCGCGCGCCGTGGGCTGGAGCGAGCGGCCAAGCAACGAGCCTTCCTCGACCCGGCGGCGATCGCGCGGGTGCGGTTCGGCAACGTCGAGGACGACCTGGGGCTCCTCGCCGACTGCGACTGGGTGCTCGAGGCGATCATCGAGAACCGCGGAGTCAAGCGCGACCTCTTCCGCCGCCTGCACAGCGTCCTCCCGCCGCAGACGATCGTGACGACGAACACCTCGACCTTCACGCTCCAGCAGCTCCTGCCGGAGGAGCTGGCGAACTGGCGGGAGCGCTTCTTCGTGACGCACTTCTTCAACCCGCCGCGTGCTCTCCTCCTCTGCGAGGTGACGGCCTTCCCGGAAGGCGAGACGGAGCGCTTCCACGGCTTCGTTCGCTTCCTCGAGCAGCGGCTGGGACGCCGCGTCCTGCTGGTGCGCGACACGCCAGGATTCGTGGCCAACCGCTTCGGCATCTACGCGCTCGTCCATGCCGTCCGGCTGACCGGCGAGCTGGGGCTGGCACCGGAGGACGTGGACGCGTTGACCGGCCCACTGCTCGGGCGGCCACGGTCAGCGACGTTCCGCACGATCGACCTCACCGGACTCGATATCCTGGTCCTGGGGACGCGGAGCCTGCAGGAATCGACCGGCGACGATTACGCGGTACCGGACTGGATCCTCGACCTCTATGAGGCGAACCGGCTCGGCGACAAGACAGGGGGCGGGATCTTCCGGCGCGAGGGCGACCAGCAACTGACCTACGATCCGGTACTGCGCGCCGATCGACCAGCCCGCCCGGCGGCGGTTCCCGGTCTCGAGGACCTGCTCCGACAACCGTTTCCCCAGCGCTTGCTCGGTGCGCTGGAACTGCCGTCCCCCTACGGCGACTACGTGCGGCACCTCCTGGGCCGGACGTTCGGGTACGTGCTGCTGCGGACGAAAGACGCCGCGCGCGACATCGCGAGCGTCGACCGGGCACTGGAGTGGGGGTTCGGCTGGGCAGCCGGGCCGTACGCGCAGATGCAGTTCCTGGGTCTCCCGCGCGTTCGGGCGCTCATCGCGGAAACCGGCCTGCCTGCACCGGAACTCCTGGATCTGGCCGAACGGCACGGTGGCTTTTTCGTCGATGGACAGGTGCTCGATCCAGTCACCGGCGACCTCGTCCCCGAGGAACAGCTCCCGTCGACGCGCCGCACGCTCCAGATCCGTGTCCGCGAGGCGCTCGACCGGGAGGGGCTGCGCGACCTCGGCGACGGTGTGCTGGCGCTGCGTGTGCGGTCGCTCGCTGGGTTTCCCGAAACGCTGGAGCGAGCGCTCGCCCACTGGCCAGCGGCACTGGTCCTGGTACCGACCTTCGAGGGACTCGGTTACCCGTACGGTGAACTCCTCGAGCTGGCCGAAGCGGGGAACTGGGGAGAACTCGAAGCGCGCCTCGCCCAGCTGCAGCAGGTCCTGCGGACTGTCGCCAGCGCGCCAGTGCCGGTCGTCACCGCACTCGACGGCGAGGCACGCGGTGCTGCGACGACACTGGCCCTCTGGAGCGATGCGACCGTGGCCTACCTGACGGCCGCGACCGGTTTTCCGGGCATGAGTGCTGGTCTCTTGCCGGTCGGCGCGGCGGTCGCTCTCCGCGTGCGCAGCGAAGCGCGCGCGAGCACGCTCGCGACTCCGCTCCGCGCCGAGCTGGGTACGGCGAACGCGCTGGCGGGGCTCCTCGCGGCCGAGCGGGTCGACTCGGCAGCGCGGGCTGGTGCCCTGGGGCTCCTCGGTGACCGCTGGCTGGTGACGGTCGATCGCGACGGGCTGCTCGAGGCAGCAGCGGGACTGGCGCGAGCACTGGCGCGCAGCGTGCCAGCGCGCCCGTTCGCGCTCGGCGAACCGCTGGCCGAAGCAGGCGAGAGGCTCGCGGTCGGGCCGAAGCTGGCCGAGCTGGAACCGGCCGCCCGGCTGGTCATCGAGACCGTCGCGCGCGCCCTGCGACGTGCCGGGAACCTGGACGACCTCCTGGCAGCCGAGCGTACGGCCGTCCTCGACGTGTTGCAGCGAGCGGAGGCGCGGAGCCAGGCCGGCACGACGCTCCAGGCGCTGACCGCACCGCGCCGCTGAGGTGGAGGGAAAGGGGAGCGAGGATGGAACGGATCGTCGAGGAACGCCGGGACGGGGTCTTGCTGCTGCGGCTGAACCGCCCGGAGAAACTGAACGCGATCGACGAGCAGATGCTGCGCGAACTGTGCGCCGCACTCGAGGAAGCACGCCTCGACGATGCGGTGCGAGTCGTCGTCCTTACTGGGAACGAGCGCGCTTTTTCCGCTGGGGCGGACATCGACGGCTTCGCGAACGTGACCGTGGAGGAGCTGGCGACCAGCCGCTCCGACCTTCCCCAGTGGGACATCATCCGGCGATTCCCCAAGCCGCTCATCGCGGCTGTCGCGGGGATCGTCTTCGGTGGCGGGCTGGAACTGACGCTGGCTTGCGACATCGTCGTCGCTGCGCAGACCGCCCGGTTCGCGGCGCCGGAGATCCGGATCGGACTCATTCCCGGAGCCGGTGGAACGCAGCTCCTGACCCGGCGGTTCGGCAAGTACAGAGCGATGGAACTGGTGCTGACTGGCCGGGAGTTTTCGGCCGACGAGGCCGAGCGGTTGGGACTGGTCAACGTGGTGACGCCGCCGGAGGAATACCTCGACCGGGCGCTCGAGCTAGCGCGACAGATCGCGCAGCACTCGCCCGCAGCCGTACGAGCGGCGAAGGCGGCGATCGTGCACGGGCTCGAGATGCCGCTCGACGCGGCGCTGCGGTTCGAGCGCGAACTCTTCCTGCGCGTCTTCACGACGCCGGAGGCGCAAGGCGCGATCCAGGCCTTCCTCGAGCGCCGGCGCGCCAAGCAGCAAGGCGGCTGAACACTCCGACTCCGCGCGACGCGGGAGAGGGAAGGGATGGGCGTCGACCGGGCAACCGCATGGTGGCCCGGTCGGCGTTCGCGCGGCATCGCGGCCGAGGAGAGTCCGGCTCAGAAGCGTTCGACGTACCAGGCGAACCGGTCGAGTGCGAGGTGACCATCGATCTCGATACGCGGCTCGGACCAGCGACGCTCGCGCGTCCAGCGCGTCCCGCCCCAGGCGGCCATCGCCCCGCGATAGCCCGTCGTGGCGACGACTGCAGCGACCCGGCTGTCCCAGTCCCCGCCTGGATAGGCGAAGAAGCGCACCGGCTCACCGAGCCACTGCTCGAGCTGCTGGCGGCTGGCGAGCGCTTCCCAGCGAAGCGCGCCGTCGCCGAGCCGTGTCAAGGCACGGTGCGTCATCGAGTGCGAGCCGACCTCGTGCCCCATGCTGCGGAGCTCGCGCAGCTCCGCTGGGCCGAGCGCACTCCGGCCGGGAACGACGAAAAAGGTCGCCGTCATGTTGCGTACGGCGAGCGCGCGGGCAGCGGCGAGCTGGCTCCGCGTGCCGTCGTCGAACGTGATGACGACCGCCCGTTCGGGAAGCGGGCCATCGGCGAGCAACGCTTCGAAAGCCTGCACGAGCGAGACCGTCACGTAGCCGTTGGCGAGCAACCAGTCCAGCTGCTGCTCCAGTCGCCAGAGCGGGATGCGGTAGCGGGCAGCCGGCTCGCCGACGTCGTGGTACACGAGCACCGGCAAGCGGAAAGAACGCGGGAAGAGCGCCGGATCGTAGTCCGGTACGCCGTCCTGCCGGGGAACCGGCCTCGTGTCGATACCATCGCGCAAGGCGAGTTCGGCGCCCAGGCGGCCGAACTGGACTTCCCAGAGCGTGCCGAGCGCCTCGGGGTGCCACTCGAAGCGGGCGCGCTCGAAGTACTGGACGGTGAAGGTCTGCCCGGTCACCGGGTCGACCTCGCTGAACTCTTCGGAAATCGGGTAGCCGAAGACCGGTAGCCCACCGTTCCGCAGCCAGAAGCGGAGGAAGCCGTAGGAGAGGAAGTGCCCTGTCTCGGGGAAGAAGCGGCGGAGCGGCGTATCGGGAGGTCGCGTCTCGAGAGAGAGCGGTGCGAACGCGGGATCGGTTCGGCCGGCGGTGAGGCGCGCAGCGACACGGGTGAGTTGCACCGGGCAGTCCGTCTTTCCCAGGCACCCCAGCGGCGCCTCCACGCGAGCGCGCTCGAAGCACTGGACGAGTAGCCCCTCGCGCTCCTGCGCCTCGCTGAGCGGGTAGCCGAAGATGCGGAGTCCACCATGGTTGCGCCAGAAAGAGAGGAACGGCTCGGCGAGATGGTGGCCGGTCGCTGGGAAATAGACGATCGAAGGTGCCGCCTGGGCGCTCGCTGCTTCGAGCCGTCGAGCGGCGAGCGAGACGAAGAGGCCGAGCACCGTCAGGCCGACCAGCCACCGCACCGCGACGTCTCCCTCCTTCGAGCCCTCATGCCGAGGGCGGCGACCCCGAGGGAAGCGACCCACTGTTTCTAACGGACGAGGCGCGTCGGCAGTTTCGGCTCGACCGCATGTTCTTTCGCCGGCCCTGGCGGGGCGGCTGGGTCAGGCACGCCTGCCCCGCCGGGTCACGCACGCGTGCCCCCTACCGGGACGACCGTGGTCGATCGGGTGCCGGTGGGCGATCGGCAGGTGACCGTCGGCGACCGGCCACGCCTGTTTCCCATGGAGGGGCGCGGTGTGCCGCGCCCGCGGGGATACCCCTCACCCCGGCTCGCTGGCGCGGCACCCCGTCCACGTTTTCTCCGTAGGGGCGACGCGTGCGTCGCCCGAATCGCCGTGTAGCGGCGCGACGTGCCGCGCCCGCGTTTTCCCCGTAGGGGCGAGGCGTGCCTCGCCCGGCTGCGCCGAAAGGCGCAGGTACGTGGTTCGTTCCCGGGCCTGACGGCCGGGCTGGGTCAGGCACGCCTGACGCGAACGGGTCAGGCACGCCTGACCCCTACAGGGCGCGGCGGGGCATGTCTCGCACCGCTAGCCGAGACCGCTCAGGAGTTCAGCCCGGGGGAACTGGCCGTGCTGCAGTGGCCGGCGTACCTGACGTGCAGCGAGCTCGGCCAGCCCGGCTCGGCACAGCGCGAGGCCAGCCTGCCCGTGTTGCTGCCAAACCGCTGCGGTCACCGGGGAGAACCCGTGCGCGAGCAGCGACGCGTTGCGGTGCTTCGTCCAGTCGAGGAGCCGGCCGCGCTCGGCACGGAGCCAATCGGCGAGCGGCTCGGCGGGCAGGTCGGCCAGGAGATCCCAGGCCTGGACGAGAGCGAGGCGGACCGGCCCGTTCCCGCGGTCGCGCGCGGCGAGCCTCGCGCGCCACTCCTCGGGGACCCGGGCGAGATCGACGTCAGCGGTATCGATCCGGTGCCCCAGCCAGAGGCGCAACTGGACGAACAGCTCGAGCGCGCGGTAGACCCGCGCCATGGCGTCGTCGTAGCGTGCCTGAGCGGCGCGACGCTCGGCGTTGAAGAGCACGTCCTCGACCGCGAGGTAGGGATCGCGCAGCCGGTCGAGCGCCGCCAGGCGCGGCTCAGCGGTCGAGGGTGCCGGCTCGCTGGAGAACGCCTGGACGACACCAGCCAGTTGCTCGAGGATGCCGAGCTGACGGTGCCAGTCGCGGCGGTACAGCTCGAACAGCCGGATCGCCGCTGGCAGCTCGTAGCGGTCCCAGGCGTCGAAGGCCCGGCAGAGGTTGCGGGCCCGCTCGAGCTGGCTCCGCAGAGCGGGCGAGAGCTCGCGCCGCATGGCTTCGTCGAGCATCGCGGCTGCCTCGGCATAGTCGAACCGCTCGAGCGCACTGCGCGCGAGGCCAGCGAAGCGGCGAGCGCGCACGTCGTGGACACCGGAGACCGGCGCGAAGCTCTCGGTACCCGGGATCACGGTCGCCTGGCGACCGCGCGCGCCGCGGACGAGCCGGAGCTGCACCTCGGGCGAGCCCTCGTTGTCGAGCGCCGCGAGGACGAGGGCAGCGCTCATCGACTTCGTACCGGCTGTGTAGTCGGCCAGAATCTCGGCACCCGGGAAACGCTGGCGGAGTTCGGCGAACCGGGCGACCAGCGCCTCGTAACAGCGGACGAGGTCATCGGGGTCGGTCAGGGTGAGGACGTCGTAACGCTCCGGTGCGAGGCCAGCCAGCGCCGCGTACTCGGCGACGAAGTCGAGACTCCCGGTCTGGGTATCGCCCGGTACCGAACAGACGAAGACGACGTAGTCCGGCCGCGCCTCGCGCAAGGCGAACGCTTCCGGACGATCGGCGACATTCCCGTCCATCGGCTTCCCGACGTTGAGGACGAGCACCCGACGCACTGGCTGGCTCATCGTTTCACTCCCTGCTCCGGAACACGCCGTAGCCGCTCGTCGTCTTGGCCCCGAAGCCCAGCTGAGCCAGTCCCTTCCGCAACCATTCCGCCGCCAGCGCTCGCAGGCGGCCGTCGGGATCGCTCGCCCCCTGGCGGAGCCCGATGGCGATCCGGTAGCGCGTACCGGGCGCGACGGCGAGAAAGGTGACCGGGTTCGGGTTCTGCCAGGGGGTCGGTGGCTCCTTCCCGCTGTAATAGTCCGGGTAGTGGGGCGTCATCACGTCGAGCTCGAGGCGCCAGCCCGGCTCGGGGTAGCCATCGAAGAAGACGAGTGCACCGGCCTGGCCGACCTCGTGCGCTTCTCCCGACCTGGGCACGCGGCCGAAGACGGCGAGAAAATCGGGCTCCGACTCGTCGCGCCGCTCGACGAGGTGCGCGTAGGCACGGGCGACACCCTTGAGGCCGCTCCCTGGGAGTACGGGAAAGCCGAGCCGGTCGAAGCGGAAGCCGATCTCGAGCGGCCCGTGCGCACCGAGACCGGTGACCAGGCGCGACTCCAGCTCGACGGAAAACGGTTCCGCTCCCGCTGCGCGCACCGTCGCCTCCCAGCGAGCCAGGAGATGCCCGGCGAGGTCGCTCCTGGCGAGCCGCTCGGCTGCTGCGATCACCTCGCGCAGGAAGTCGCGACGCGGTGTCGCGTCGGTACGGTCGCCGAAGACGGCGGCTTCCGGCGCGAAGCGGTCGAAGAGGAGCGCCGGGTTCGTCACGTGAGCTCGTGCGCTGCTCCAGAACGTCCGCGTGGTGGACGGCAGGAGCGGGTGCGGCCGCCCTCGCTCGCCGTCGGGGCGCTCCGCTGACCGGTCACGGTCGCGTGGTGGGCCGGAGCGGCCATCCCCAGGTGGTCGTCCAGCACCGCGGTGGGGTGGTCGACCGTTCCCGCGCGGCTGGTCGGGTCGTGGTCGCTCGCGCATCGGCTCACTCCTTCACCAGCTCGGCTTCGGCGAACCGCTTGAGCCAGGCGAGGAAGGCGAGCGCCTCCAGCGTGGCGCGGCGGTACTCGGCGACGCTGGCCTGGCGGACGATCCACTCGCGGAGGTCGTCGAGTGATTCGCCGAGTATCCGTTGACTCACCCACCTGGAAAGGTCGCGGGCAAGCTGGAGGTGCTCGTTGACCTCGTTCTGTTTCTTCGGCTTCTTCGACATGAGGAACGCCAGCGTCTGGCCCAGGCCGTGCAGCTGCACGAGCGAGGCAGCCTCGCGAGCGAGCTGACCGTATTCTGCAGCATAGCTCGTCCCCTTGACCGCGGCCACATATTCCCAGGCGCGCGCTGCACGCTCTTGCTCCAGTGTGCGCTGCTGCGTCGTACGCTGTGCGGGCTGGCTCATCGCTCACTCTCCCTTCATACCCGTGCGACGCGCAGGACGACGGCACCGCGGCCCGTCGTCTCGTCACCGCCGAGGCGGACACGCCGGCCGTCGAGCTTGCTCGTCAACCAGCCGAGCAGCGCGCGGCCGTCCTCGTTCACCTTGTCGTAGCGCGAGCGGGTCGTTGCCAGGAGACCGACCAGCAGCGTTTCGGCCGGCAGGGCTTCGGTCGTCCAGAGGGCTCCCGGTTCGACCGTCTTGGTCTCGTCTTTCAGCCGTACGTGGGCCTCGATCTCGGTGGCATAGAGGACGAAATCACGAAAGTCATCGTCGGGCAGGACGCAGAGATGCTTGGCCAGGTTCTCCCGCCACCAGGCATATTCCGGCGCCTGAGGCAGGGCATGCGCTGCCAACCACTCGGCGAGCGCCGAGACGAGACCGGCCAGTTCGCCGGCCAGCGTGAAGCTGTACTCCTCGAGGACGACACCGACTTGTTGACCGGCTTGGACGAGGAGCGTACTCTCGTTGGCCACAGCGCACTGACCCGGCTGGAGACCGGCGAAGCGGGTGGGGTCGACCGGCCCCTCGATCCCGGCCAGCTTGGCCAGGCGGCCGAGCCGGGCCAGGACAGCGGGGCTGGTCGTCCAGGCGAAGACACCAGCCAGCGAGCGCACGGGGAAGAGGACGACCTGGAGGTCGGTCACCTGGAGCGCGCCAGCGTGCGCCGACGCCTCTTCGGGGCGGTCCGGCCCGAAGAGGGCGCGGTGGCGCTCGGCATCGGCACCGTTGGTCTGGGTCGCCGCCCGGAGTACGCCCTTGACGCTGGACGCCTGGACGATCGGAAAGCCGGTGATCCGCTCGCGCTGGATGGGCAGGTCGACGGTTCCGACCGAGCGGCCGGTACCGGCATGGACCGGTGTCTCGCAGTAGGCGAAGAGCAAGGCACTCGCTTCGGCCATCTCACCATCCTCCGATCAGCACTGTCCCGAAACCGATCTCGGCACCCCAGTCGCTCACGGTCGACCAGGGAAGGTCGCTGGTGCGGCGGAGCCGGGCCTCGCCACGGGCGACGAAGTAGTAGACGCTCCCAGCCGGCACTGCCCGGCGCGCCGGACGCTCGCGACCGCGCGCGAGATCGAAGCCACCGACCGTCTCGTAGCGGTCGAGCGCCGCCGCGACCAGCACGACGGAACCATCGAAGAAAGCGCCCCAATCGCGCGGCAGCCAGCCGCGCTCGAAGACGGCGGGGGTGAGGAAGGAGAGGACGAACCGCTCGGGCAACGGCTCGGGAACCGGTGGTGGCGCGAACGCGGAGACGGCCTCGAACCGTGCCGAGCGTCGCTCCCCGCCGAGCGCCAGGACGCCGGTTTCCTCCGGCCAGTCGAGCCCGGTGAACGAGACCAGCAGCCCGACGCCAGGCGCTGGCCGGACGTAGCGTGCCTCGTAGTAGAGCCCCTCGCGCGTCGTGCGGCGGGACGAGTCCTG from Thermomicrobium sp. 4228-Ro includes the following:
- a CDS encoding amidohydrolase family protein, with the translated sequence MLPLAHRRAPNRLGLQEREQPVAREGKASDWIQSRGRFEEVDTVTSSRRIEIIDIHVHVRTGDHAKVWERDRYVPVTAEGFSDHPAAMADMYRELNGMAVIFDIDDETRTGLKASNEEIAQWVAKHPDVFIGFGTVDPWKGKAAIIEVERCADLGLKGIKFHPAVQDFAPNEPRFFPLWETCARLGLAVLFHSGTTMAGAGQPGGAGIRLEYGRPIPYIDDIAARFPELRIIMAHPAWPWHEEQLAILRHKPNVYMDLSGWAPKYIPESVIRYANSLVQDKVFFGSDFPMLSPHRWLREFAELPIKDTVRPKILRDNAARFLGLTHLVEEGPAASEAR
- a CDS encoding long-chain-fatty-acid--CoA ligase — protein: MNLDTLTIRHVLLRTQCYFPRSEIVERIGEGQVRRFRYAQLAEEALRLATALKQLGVGQGDRVATLLWNTWPHLVAYLAIPNIGAVIHTLNLRLHPNDLAYIANHAEDKVLIVEESLLPLYEGFRDKAPFQHVIVVGDASKVAGALSYDDLIRTHEPDRNALADVHWDTPAFLLYTSGTTGRPKGVLYVHAQLALAALALTSTITYYVSKDDSIVLSVPMFHVASWALPYAGLVVGAKMVLPGPHPQPVDLLNLLSDEQGTFVAGVPTVWHDAANLVEKYPGRWTFSPRLRLILGGSAAPEALIRRWQSFGVTVIHGWGMSEVLLGLQSHVKLEDFPPEERMQWLLKQGMPCPFVEAKVLTFDGKEAPWDGQTMGELLVRGAWIADSYYRGESPDSFVDGWLRTGDVAVIDSEGYVKLVDRIKDVIKSGGEWISTIELENTLMSHPAIEEAAVIGVPHERWQERPIAVVVLREGQSVTEEELKEYLRERFVRWWVPDAFVFVDELPKTSTGKLAKATLRERFRDWKWEESK
- a CDS encoding 3-hydroxyacyl-CoA dehydrogenase NAD-binding domain-containing protein; protein product: MIEKIGVLGAGSMGAAVAALAASAGLEVILLDVKGQDDPAGPARRGLERAAKQRAFLDPAAIARVRFGNVEDDLGLLADCDWVLEAIIENRGVKRDLFRRLHSVLPPQTIVTTNTSTFTLQQLLPEELANWRERFFVTHFFNPPRALLLCEVTAFPEGETERFHGFVRFLEQRLGRRVLLVRDTPGFVANRFGIYALVHAVRLTGELGLAPEDVDALTGPLLGRPRSATFRTIDLTGLDILVLGTRSLQESTGDDYAVPDWILDLYEANRLGDKTGGGIFRREGDQQLTYDPVLRADRPARPAAVPGLEDLLRQPFPQRLLGALELPSPYGDYVRHLLGRTFGYVLLRTKDAARDIASVDRALEWGFGWAAGPYAQMQFLGLPRVRALIAETGLPAPELLDLAERHGGFFVDGQVLDPVTGDLVPEEQLPSTRRTLQIRVREALDREGLRDLGDGVLALRVRSLAGFPETLERALAHWPAALVLVPTFEGLGYPYGELLELAEAGNWGELEARLAQLQQVLRTVASAPVPVVTALDGEARGAATTLALWSDATVAYLTAATGFPGMSAGLLPVGAAVALRVRSEARASTLATPLRAELGTANALAGLLAAERVDSAARAGALGLLGDRWLVTVDRDGLLEAAAGLARALARSVPARPFALGEPLAEAGERLAVGPKLAELEPAARLVIETVARALRRAGNLDDLLAAERTAVLDVLQRAEARSQAGTTLQALTAPRR
- a CDS encoding enoyl-CoA hydratase/isomerase family protein; the protein is MERIVEERRDGVLLLRLNRPEKLNAIDEQMLRELCAALEEARLDDAVRVVVLTGNERAFSAGADIDGFANVTVEELATSRSDLPQWDIIRRFPKPLIAAVAGIVFGGGLELTLACDIVVAAQTARFAAPEIRIGLIPGAGGTQLLTRRFGKYRAMELVLTGREFSADEAERLGLVNVVTPPEEYLDRALELARQIAQHSPAAVRAAKAAIVHGLEMPLDAALRFERELFLRVFTTPEAQGAIQAFLERRRAKQQGG
- a CDS encoding polysaccharide deacetylase family protein, with protein sequence MRWLVGLTVLGLFVSLAARRLEAASAQAAPSIVYFPATGHHLAEPFLSFWRNHGGLRIFGYPLSEAQEREGLLVQCFERARVEAPLGCLGKTDCPVQLTRVAARLTAGRTDPAFAPLSLETRPPDTPLRRFFPETGHFLSYGFLRFWLRNGGLPVFGYPISEEFSEVDPVTGQTFTVQYFERARFEWHPEALGTLWEVQFGRLGAELALRDGIDTRPVPRQDGVPDYDPALFPRSFRLPVLVYHDVGEPAARYRIPLWRLEQQLDWLLANGYVTVSLVQAFEALLADGPLPERAVVITFDDGTRSQLAAARALAVRNMTATFFVVPGRSALGPAELRELRSMGHEVGSHSMTHRALTRLGDGALRWEALASRQQLEQWLGEPVRFFAYPGGDWDSRVAAVVATTGYRGAMAAWGGTRWTRERRWSEPRIEIDGHLALDRFAWYVERF